From a region of the Vanrija pseudolonga chromosome 2, complete sequence genome:
- the AAEL006169 gene encoding Lysosomal aspartic protease yields the protein MHVAYAALLAAAVALAAPAAASEPLSPRSAPPLSVPLKQLPKRSTTDDERIQWLKDQATNLRHKYAPHLSDRELEYLKRGLDDRAERQRQKRAGTAPAASMNLVDINTDAIYAGALSIGTPPQQFLTIVDTGSSDLWVLEAGCGQCDGMTAFDDKTSSTFVNTGAPFKVSYGSGDASGTIVTDTVSMDSFTVQQQGFALVNQSTASLISPPSSGVMGLAWQKISSTKQAPWWQTLASTTWADPQFGVYMARYRNQPGAQSIENNGGEITFGGVNSSYFTGQINYMSIADSNLDYWRLPIASIAVGSKDTGYKSSSPNAAIDTGTTLIGGPSNAIAAIYAQIPNASPMGAATGMQGYYQYPCSQKINLKMGFGNQVWTMSDDDFNFARASDSNPDMCVGSFFAVDMSRNPLVSWIVGASFLKNVYSVYRYDPPAVGFAALTKGGAAPEQVNGGGSGANGSTFGSNNNNGSGGGSGGGSSNAAAPSTTATGYTLALVAIACVLAMHT from the coding sequence atgCACGTCGCCTACGCTGCATTGCTagcggccgccgtcgcgctcgcggcgccagctgctgcgTCCGAGCCGCTCTCCCCccgctccgccccgcccctcTCGGTACCGCTGAAGCAACTGCCAAAGCGCTCCacgacggacgacgagcgcatTCAGTGGCTCAAGGACCAGGCAACAAACCTGCGTCACAAGTACGCGCCGCACCTGTCtgaccgcgagctcgagtaCCTGAagcgcgggctcgacgaccgcgccgagcgtcagcgccaAAAGCGCGCGGGCACGGCCCCGGCCGCGAGCATgaacctcgtcgacatcaaCACCGACGCAATATACGCCGGCGCACTATCCATCGGAACCCCGCCTCAGCAGTTCCTCACGATTGTTGACACTGGAAGCTCAGACCTCTGGGTGCTCGAGGCTGGGTGCGGTCAGTGCGATGGCATGACGGCGTTCGACGACAAGACGAGTTCGACGTTTGTCAACACTGGCGCGCCGTTCAAGGTCTCGTACGGCTCGGGCGATGCTTCGGGCACCATCGTCACGGATACCGTGTCAATGGACTCGTTCAccgtgcagcagcagggcttTGCCCTTGTCAATCAGTCAACGGCGTCCCTCAtatcgccgccgtcgtcgggcgtcATGGGCCTTGCCTGGCAGAAGATTTCCTCGACGAAACAGGCCCCCTGGTGGCAGACGCTTGCGTCCACCACATGGGCCGACCCCCAGTTTGGCGTCTACATGGCACGATACCGAAACCAGCCCGGCGCGCAGTCGATCGAGAACAACGGTGGCGAGATTACCTTTGGTGGCGTCAACAGCTCGTACTTTACGGGCCAGATCAACTACATGTCTATTGCCGACTCGAATCTCGACTACTGGCGCCTGCCGATTGCCAGCATCGCGGTGGGGAGCAAGGACACAGGGTACAAGAGCTCGTCCCCTAACGCCGCTATTGACACTGGCACCACTTTGATCGGCGGCCCCAGCAACGCCATTGCCGCCATCTACGCCCAGATTCCCAACGCGTCGCCGATGGGCGCGGCCACGGGCATGCAGGGTTACTACCAGTACCCGTGCAGCCAGAAAATCAACCTCAAGATGGGCTTTGGAAACCAGGTCTGGACCATgtcggacgacgacttcAACTTTGCCCGTGCCTCCGACTCGAACCCCGACATGTGCGTTGGATCCTTCTTCGCCGTCGACATGAGCAGAAACCCTCTGGTTTCGTGGATCGTCGGCGCGAGTTTCCTCAAGAACGTCTACTCGGTCTACCGGTATGACCCGCCTGCCGTTGGCTTTGCCGCCCTCAccaagggcggcgcggcgcccgagCAGGTGAACggcggaggcagcggcgccaacgGCTCGACCTTTGgctccaacaacaacaatggcagtggtggtggctctgGTGGCGGCTCAAGCAACGCTGCTGCGCCGTCTACTACTGCGACTGGCTACACtcttgcgctcgtcgccattgCATGCGTGCTCGCCATGCACACGTAA
- the AL7A1 gene encoding Aldehyde dehydrogenase family 7 member A1, with amino-acid sequence MLASRFRTLRPLSMTVTLATSATPLTAKTAAVLGSRALSSRASAVLKALDIPTEGVIPGVFDGAWGGSGPIIETKCPATGEVIGRVQSATVDETRLAIAKTVEASRAVRAMPGPKRGEVIRQIREALAAKTSDLGDLISLEMGKIKSEGKGEVQEFVDICDHATGLSRSIAGRVLPSERENHVIYEIPNPLGVVGVLSAFNFPVAVYGWNFAVAFVAGNAAIWKPSPTTPLCSIAVTKIIQPVLERNGLPAAAASLVVGDVDVGKEVVGSGDIPLISFTGSERVGKEVGKNVQDRFGKTILELGGNNCVIVDKDADLKQALQGVLFAAVGTAGQRCTSTRRLLLHKDIAKDFLAKLLTYYDSVTPSSTLKMGDPLDPATLIGPLHTEVSVKNYQAAIDGVTSRGGELLTKRSGKIVDGPTEGGHWVWPVVLRPKIDDPCWQEEVFAPVLYVAEFETIDEAVKINNAVPQGLSSSLFTKNLRTMGRWLGPEGSDCGIVNVNVGTSGAEIGAAFGGNKSTGWGRESGGDAWKQYVRWSAATVNYGDKLPLAQGVSFGTSD; translated from the exons ATGCTCGCATCACGCTTCCGCACCCTCCGCCCCCTCAGCATGACCGTCACGCtcgccacctccgccacgCCCCTCACGGCCAAGactgccgccgtcctcggctcgcgcgcgctctcgagccgcgccagcgccgtcctCAAGGCCCTCGACATCCCCACCGAGGGCGTCATCCCCGGTGTCTTTGACGGCGCGTGGGGCGGCTCCGGCCCCATCATCGAGACCAAGTGCCCCGCCACTGGCGAGGTTATTGGCCGCGTCCAGAGC GCCACCGTCGACGAGACCCGCCTCGCTATCGCCAAGACGGTCGaggcctcgcgcgccgtccgcgccatGCCTGGCcccaagcgcggcgaggtcatcCGCCAGatccgcgaggcgctcgccgccaagacgtccgacctcggcgacctcatctcgctcgaAATGGGCAAGATCAAgtccgagggcaagggcgaggtccAGGAGTTTGTCGACATCTGCGACCACGCCACTGGCCTCTCGCGCTCGATCGCCGGCCGCGTCCTCCCCTCGGAGCGCGAGAACCACGTCATCTACGAGATCCCCAACccgctcggcgtggtcggTGTCCTCTCCGCCTTCAACttccccgtcgccgtctaCGGCTGGAACTTTGCCGTCGCGTTTGTCGCCGGTAACGCCGCCATCTGGAAgccctcgcccaccaccccgctCTGCTCGATCGCCGTGACCAAGATCATCCAGCCTGTCCTTGAGCGCAACGGCCTccccgcggccgctgcctccctcgtcgttggcgacgtcgacgtcggcaaggaggtcgtcggATCGGGCGACATCCCCCTCATCTCGTTCACTGGCTcggagcgcgtcggcaaggaggtcggCAAGAACGTCCAGGACCGGTTCGGCAAGAccatcctcgagctcggcggcaacaacTGTGTCATtgtcgacaaggacgccgacctgAAGCAGGCCCTCCAGGGTGTGCtcttcgccgccgtcggtACCGCCGGCCAGCGCTGCACCTCAACccgccgtctcctcctccacaAGGACATTGCCAAGGActtcctcgccaagctcctcacCTACTACGACTCGGTTaccccctcgtcgacgctcaAGATGGGCgaccccctcgaccccgccacccTCATCGGCCCCCTCCACACCGAGGTCTCGGTCAAGAACTACCAGGCTGCCATTGACGGCGTGAcctcgcgcggcggtgagctgCTCACCAAGCGCTCGggcaagattgtcgacggCCCCACCGAGGGCGGCCACTGGGTCTGGCCCGTGGTGCTCCGCCCCAAGATTGACGACCCCTGCTGGCAGGAGGAGGTGTTCGCGCCCGTCCTCTACGTCGCCGAGTTTGAGAccatcgacgaggccgtcaagaTCAACAACGCCGTGCCCCAGGgtctctcgtcgtcgctcttcACCAAGAACCTCCGCACCATGGGCCGCTGGCTCGGCCCCGAGGGCTCGGACTGCGGTATCGTCAACGTCAACGTCGGCACCTCGGGCGCCGAGATCGGCGCTGCCTTTGGCGGCAACAAGTCGACCGGCTGGGGCCGCGAGTCGGGCGGTGACGCCTGGAAGCAGTACGTCCGCTGGTCGGCGGCTACTGTCAACTACGGCGACAAgctccccctcgcccaggGTGTGAGCTTTGGCACGTCCGACTAG
- the SPAC11E3.10 gene encoding putative protein: protein MPSLPSYSLPSYPSPHAAVLSAFEKVEEFLLRSYPVKDVPLRLRPAMVFVVAAWLLLLGVLGFAPLPTLPINDKALHFFGLGFATFLIYFVLEVPEGPHRRIWYIRRAPLILTLFCGFFVGGIISEIVQSMLPWKTFQLGDIAANLLGSTAFLYLAHLLDKRNRRRAELAQLYQPLSASASASYRDAQGRTHAFAPAAAGAAAGAGIALTDADVEAAHEYEHRTSNVWDDEVDDAELGNDVFALTDGEEERGEDLV from the exons ATGCCCTCCCTCCCGTCCTACTCGCTCCCGTCGTACCCCAGCCCCCATGCGGCCGTGCTGTCCGCGTTTGAAAAGGTCGAGGAGTTCCTGTTGAGGAGCTACCCCGTCAAGGATGTGCCGTTGCGATTGAGGCCG GCCATggtcttcgtcgtcgccgcatggctcctcctgctcggcgtgtTAGGCTTTGCCCCGCTCCCGACGCTGCCGATCAACGACAAGGCGCTGCACTTCTTCGGC ctcggcttTGCCACGTTCCTCATCTACTTTGTGCTCGAGGTCCCAGAGGGCCCGCACAGGAGGATATGGTACatccggcgcgcgccgctcatcCTCACGCTCTTCTGCGGCTTcttcgtcggcggcatcatCAGCGAGATTGTGCAGAGCATGCTGCCT TGGAAGACgttccagctcggcgacatcgccgccaacctcctcggcTCGACGGCATTCCTCTACCTCGCCCACCTGCTCGACAAGCgcaaccgccgccgagccgagctcgCACAGCTGTACCAGCCGCTttcggcgtcagcgagcgcgtcgtaccGCGACGCCCAGGGCCGGACGCACGCcttcgcccccgccgcggcgggtgcggccgccggcgcgggcatCGCGCTCACTGACGCCGATGTCGAGGCAGCACACGAGTACGAGCACCGGACCAGCAACGtctgggacgacgaggtcgacgacgccgagctcggcaacgacGTGTTTGCGCTCActgacggcgaggaggagcgcggaGAAGATCTAGTTTAG
- the dfr1 gene encoding Dihydrofolate reductase — protein sequence MAIRILALCGYSQNASIFAKQVRSALLGVGGSAAEFKANWSALPAKYQAFQIAGADGVSLDGKPIGSATNANGATGAEVVFVDPPVVLGESQLSPIQVKEVAAYAKGDAAPNVAVTRSWWTAPDRKTYQYFDNTVKYLHEYLVSNEPFDGVIGFSQGAAMAAALAALLEKPGLHPDFPANDKLKPLKFAIAVGGFKPRSEVPDFTNYFPLQTPVLHVVGKTDPVVSGKASKQLQDACPSSRVETHEGGHVTPGGEEWAGFLSEYINTVGKGGKAEDVAPLSTFGAARARL from the exons ATGGCGATCCGGATCCTCGCGCTGTGCGGCTACTCCCAAAACGCGTCCATCTTCGCCAAGCaggtgcgctcggcgctgctcggcgtgggcggcagCGCTGCGGAGTTCAAGGCGAACTGGTCCGCCCTGCCGGCCAAGTACCAGGCGTTCCAgatcgccggcgcggacggcgtttcgctcgacggcaagcctatcggctcggcgacgaacgccaacggcgcgaccggcgccgaggtcgtgttCGTCGACCCGCctgtcgtgctcggcgagtCGCAGCTCTCGCCCATCCAGGTCAAGGAGGTGGCCGCGTACGCCAAGGGCGATGCGGCGCCGAACGTCGCTGTTACCCGCTCGTGGTGGACCGCGCCGGACAGGAAGACGTACCAGT ACTTCGACAACACGGTCAAGTACCTCCACGAATACCTCGTCAGCAACGAGCCCTTTGACGGCGTGATCGGCTTCAGCCAGGGCGCGGCCATggccgctgcgctcgccgcgctcctcgagaaGCCCGGACTCCACCCCGACTTCCCGGCcaacgacaagctcaagcctCTGAAGT TCGCCATCGCCGTTGGCGGCTTCAAGCCCCGCTCCGAGGTGCCCGACTTTACCAACTACTTCCCGCTGCAGACGCCCGTgctgcacgtcgtcggcaagaCGGACCCCGTGGTCTCGGGCAAGGCGAGCAAGCAGCTCCAGGACGCGTGCCCTTCCAGCCGGGTCGAGACGCACGAGGGTGGACATGTCACccccggcggcgaggagtgGGCTGGGTTCTTGAG CGAGTACATCAACACtgtcggcaagggcggcaaggccgaggacgttgcCCCTCTGTCGACCTTTGGCGCCGCCAGGGCGCGTCTGTAG
- the aguA_0 gene encoding Putative agmatine deiminase yields the protein MRTTALTLLTLAVAARAADPVVQTGSGWVMPEEGDAHKRTWMGFGPTADIWGDSLLPIVRANLVSVATAIAAYEPVSFLVRSDDMAELKDLVANATGSNAALAANITLVEAQLDDLWLRDTGPTFVRAANNSATTGGIDFNFNGWGNKQKHSNDATVAKQVTDIAGVQRVTTALVLEGGALEVDGNGTAIITESCVLNDNRNPGWSKEQVEQELKFLIGVQKIIWLPGIKGKDITDAHTDFYARFVAPGQVVAALDPNPDSYDHNVTLTHLDILRNATDASGRTLNVTVLTAPTNLRSLANDPKNADNFAAGYINFYIANGVVVMPQYGDDEADTAAKNTLQSLYPSRTVVALDIDGIAAGGGGIHCSTQQEFKHDGGSAVNATGPAGGAAGASGTGGAGASASAKPSSALRCVPAGAVAALVAALAMLL from the exons ATGCGCACCACagcactcaccctcctcaCTCTggcggtcgccgcgcgcgcagccgacCCGGTCGTCCAAACCGGCTCAGGCTGGGTCATGCCGGAAGAAGGCGACGCACACAAGCGCACATGGATGGGCTTTGGACCCACGGCCGACATATGGGGCgactcgctgctgccgatcGTGCGCGCCAACCTCGTGTCCGTGGCGACTGCGATTGCGGCGTACGAGCCCGTGTCGTTCCTCGTGCGCTCGGACGAcatggccgagctcaaggacctcgtGGCGAACGCGACGGGCTCgaacgcggcgctcgcggccaacatcaccctcgtcgaggcgcagctcgacgacctgtgGCTCCGCGACACGGGACCCACGttcgtccgcgccgccaacAACTCGGCCACGACGGGCGGCATCGACTTCAACTTCAACGGCTGGGGCAACAAGCAGAAGCACTCGAACGACGCGACCGTCGCCAAGCAGGTGACGGACATTGCgggcgtgcagcgcgtcacgacggcgctcgtgctcgagggcggcgcgctcgaggtcgacggcaacggcacAGCCATCATCACCGAGAGCTGCGTGCTGA ACGACAACCGTAACCCCGGCTGGAGCaaggagcaggtcgagcaggagcTAAAGTTCCTCATCGGCGTGCAGAAGATCATCTGGCTCCCGGGtatcaagggcaaggacatCACCGACGCCCACACCGACTTCTACGCGCGCTTCGTCGCCCCAGGCCAGgtggtcgccgcgctcgaccccaACCCGGACAGCTACGACCACAACGTGACGCTCACGCACCTCGACATTCTGCGCAACGCGACCGATGCGTCCGGGCGCACGCTCAACGTGACGGTCCTCACCGCGCCGACCAATCTGCGCAGCCTCGCCAATGACCCGAAGAACGCCGACAACTTCGCGGCAGGCTACATCAATTTCTACATCGcgaacggcgtcgtcgtgatgCCGCAGtatggcgacgacgaggccgacacggCCGCGAAGAACACCCTCCAGAGCCTGTACCCCAGCCgcacggtcgtcgcgctcgacattgacggcatcgcggcgggcggcggcggaatCCACTGCTCGACGCAGCAGGAGTTCaagcacgacggcggcagcgcggtGAATGCCACTGgtccggccggcggcgccgcgggcgcgagcggcacgggtggtgctggcgcgagcgcgtcggccaaGCCTAGTAGCGCGTTGAGGTGTGTGCCTGCTGGCGCTGTTGCCGCGCTCGTTGCCGCTCTCGCTATGCTCTTGTAG
- the LAC12_4 gene encoding Lactose permease, producing MGTDAPPAISTSHHLASILAGRDTRFFSGNQFKLTLIICLVLITSMTNGYDGSVGLTPMGTVNAQMMNGLQALSTWRNYFGHPEEKATLFGIFNAIQNMGSLCGLPFAPYVSDRWGRRMGIFVGCCIMLVATAIQTSAQNVAMFIAARGMIGFGLSFATIASPILITELAFPTHRAPFTALYNTQWYLGSIVAAWTTYGTFRMANNWGWRIPSLLQGLPSIIQFFLIWTIPESPRWLIAHGRKDEAVAFITTYHCNGDPADPLIAFEVDEIEETIRQEQSAKSASSFRSLFATRPNRRRMRLIIALAVFSQWSGNGLVSFYLTLILNGIGIKEAKYQTLINGILQIYNFATAITGALLIDRAGRRRLFLICTSGMCVAFTCWTIASAVYANSSHTWDPACLAKNGGKTSKCVALDANKHAGHAVIAFIFIMYGFYNLALSPLPNAYTVEIVPYVIRTKSLMVKNLTVSASATFNQYVNPIALAAIQWRYYIVFCVFLAFEFVFIYFFLIETRGQHGPLPLEEIAELFEGPFRFGFQKNPTREVDAEGSVDGDGKDGAVVDVSTVKELASEKGVNR from the exons atggGCACCGACGCTCCCCCCGCCATCAGCACGTCGCACCACCTCGCGTCCATCCTCGCGGGGCGCGACACGCGCTTCTTCAGCGGGAACCAGTTCAAGCTTACGCTGATCATC TGCCTTGTGCTCATCACGTCCATGACGAACGGGTACGATGGCTCGGTGGGTCTAACGCCGATGGGCACAGTTAACGCGCAGATGATGAACGGCCTTCAGGCGCTCAGCACGTGGAGGAACTACTTCGGCCACCCGGAGGAAAAGGCCACGCTGTTTGGGA TCTTCAACGCGATCCAGAACATGGGATCGCTGTGCGGCCTCCCGTTCGCGCCGTACGTCTCCGACCGGTGGGGTCGGCGCATGGGCATCTTTGTCGGATGCTGCATCATGCTTGTCGCGACTGCCATCCAGACGAGCGCGCAGAACGTGGCCATGTTCATCGCTGCGCGCGGCATGATTGGCTTTGGGCTTTCGTTTGCGACTATCGCCAGTCCGATCCTCATCACGGAACTCGCGTTTCCTacgcaccgcgcgccgtTCACCGCGCTGTACAACACGCAATG gTACCTCGGCTCGATCGTCGCCGCGTGGACGACGTACGGCACCTTCCGCATGGCGAACAACTGGGGCTGGCGCATCCCGTCCCTGCTGCAGGGCCTGCCGTCCATCATCCAGTTCTTCCTCATCTGGACGAtccccgagtcgccgcgctggctcATCGCCCACGGGCGCAAGGACGAAGCAGTGGCCTTCATCACGACGTACCACTGTAACGGGGACCCCGCGGACCCGCTCATCGCGTTCGAGGTGGACGAGATCGAGGAGACGATCCGGCAGGAGCAGTCGGCGAAATCAGCCTCGTCCTTCCGCAGCCTGTTCGCGACGCGCCCCAACCGCCGGCGCATGCGCCTCAtcatcgcgctcgccgtcttctCCCAGTGGTCTGGCAACGGGCTCGTCAGCTTCTACCTCACGCTTATCCTCAACGGGATCGGGATCAAGGAGGCAAAGTACCAGACGCTGATCAACGGCATCCTGCAGATCTACAATTTCGCCACGGCCATCACGGGCGCGCTGCTCATCGACCGcgcgggccgccgccgcctcttcCTCATCTGCACGTCGGGCATGTGCGTCGCCTTCACTTGCTGGACGATCGCGTCGGCAGTGTACGCCAACTCGTCGCACACGTGGGACCCGGCTTGTTTGGCGAAGAACGGCGGCAAGACGAGCAAGTGCGTCGCGCTGGATGCGAACAAGCATGCCGGTCATGCGGTGATTGCGTTCATTTTCATCATGTATGGGTTCTACAACCTGGCGTTGTC CCCTCTCCCCAACGCGTACACTGTCGAAATCGTCCCCTACGTCATCCGCACAAAGTCCCTCATGGTCAAGAACCTGACCGTGTCCGCGTCGGCCACGTTCAACCAGTACGTCAACCcgatcgcgctcgcggccatcCAGTGGCGCTACTACATCGTCTTCtgcgtcttcctcgcctttgAGTTTGTGTTCATCTATTTCTTCCTCATCGAGACGCGCGGGCAGCACggcccgctgccgctcgaggagattgccgagcTGTTTGAAGGGCCGTTCCGGTTCGGGTTCCAGAAGAACCCCACGCGCgaggttgacgccgaggggaGCGTCGATGGGGATGGCAAGGATGGGGCGGTGGTCGACGTGAGTACGGTCAAGGAGCTGGCGAGTGAGAAGGGAGTCAACAGATAG
- the SPBC1683.12_1 gene encoding putative transporter, which produces MSHTDAQTAQNIAYQEKAVATHSEREVEAGPGLDEHVVDPRAERRLLLKLDLLIVPLTALLYLSAFLDRGNIGNSKLLGLLNILHGNKDTQFSIVLTAFYITYIVFNIPGNILGSVIKPNHALALGAFTWSVASTAMAGANSFGGVVVCRLFIGLGEAGFGAAVPLYYGLWYRRDEVAKRISWYIGAGSLAGAFGGLIAFGVSYIHSHIAAWRILFLIEGLPSVLLAVIIFFFLPSTPERSSYITPVERTIIHTRLRDAGVSHAHTFDRSALAHVFKTPTTYLNCLVYLGLNLSLGSVSGFLPTIIKTFGTTSNARAQLLTVPPYAVAFVGTLTASYLSDRLRKRGIFVVILMLLSAVGFAILIGVPHHSGARYFATFLVVLGAFSNIPLMLSWAANTAGSHSAAAVRLGFMNSVGQCFSILAAFVFPSTEGPHWYKGFGLNLAFNVVAAITAAYLSFYYARENAKRDVAEAAAAEGGAQDEKAAPWAGEDVPANLHDQAPGFRYYV; this is translated from the exons ATGTCGCACACTGACGCGCAGACCGCGCAAAACATCGCATACCAGGAGAAGGCGGTCGCGACGcacagcgagcgcgaggtggaaGCCGGCCCCGGCTtggacgagcacgtcgtggATCCCCGCGCTGAACgcaggctgctgctcaagctcgac CTCCTCATTGTGCCGCTCACGGCGCTGCTCTACCTCTCGGCGTT cctcGACCGCGGGAACATTGGTAACTCGAAGCTAC TCGGCCTCCTCAACATCCTCCACGGGAACAAGGATACCCAGTTCAGCATCGTCCTGACGGCGTTCTACATCACCTACATT GTGTTCAACATCCCCGGCAACATCCTCGGCTCGGTGATCAAGCCGAaccacgcgctcgccctcggggcATTCACGTGGTCTGTCGCGTCGACCGCCATGGCCGGCGCGAACAgcttcggcggcgtggtcgtgtgcCGCCTGTTcatcgggctcggcgaggcgggcttCGGCGCCGCAGTGCCCCTGTACTACGGCCTGTGGtaccgccgcgacgaggtcgcgaaGCGCATCAGCTGGTACATTGGTGCTGGGAGCCTTGCCGGCgc ATTCGGCGGTCTGATCGCCTTTGGCGTGAGCTACATCCACTCGCACATTGCTGCGTGGCGTatcctcttcctcatcgaG GGCCTACCGtctgtcctcctcgccgtcatcatcttcttcttccttCCCAGCACGCCCGAGCGCTCGAGCT ACATCACGCCGGTCGAGCGCACCATCATACACACGCGgctccgcgacgccggcgtgtcCCACGCCCACACGTTCGACCGATCGGCCCTTGCACACGTCTTcaagacgccgacgacctaCCTCAACTGCCTCGTGTATCTCGGATTGAACCTGAGTCTCGGGTCAGTCTCTGGATTCCTCCCGACAATCATCAAGACCTTTGGCACAACTTCGAATGCCCGGGCTCAGCTACTCACTGTTCCTCCCTATGCCGTCGCGTTCGTCGGTACTCTGACGGCATCGTACCTCTCCGACCGCCTCCGAAAGCGCGGTATCTTCGTCGTTATCCTTATGCTCCTCAGCGCGGTCGGCTTCGCCATCCTCATCGGCGTCCCGCAccacagcggcgcgcggtaCTTTGCCAcgttcctcgtcgtcctcggcgcgttcAGTAACATCCCGCTCATGCTCTCATGGGCGGCCAACACGGCAGGCAGCCACTCGGCTGCGGCTGTGCGCCTCGGATTCATGAATTCCGTTGGGCAGTGTTTCTCCA TCCTCGCTGCGTTCGTCTTCCCCTCGACCGAAGGACCACACTGGTACAAGGGCTTCGGGCTCAACCTCGCCTTCAACGTCGTGGCGGCGATCACAGCCGCGTACCTCTCATTCTACTATGCGCGCGAGAATGCCAAGCGCGACGTGGcagaggcggcagcggcagagGGGGGTGCCCAGGACGAAAAGGCCGCCCCGTGGGCAGGCGAGGACGTCCCTGCCAACCTGCATGACCAGGCACCCGGGTTCCGGTACTATGTGTAG